GAAAAAGAATTTTCGATTGTTATActgtgtaatgtttacaatgaAGTTTTCCCCTTTACATTGGTTACAATTTTAATAAtgggattttatttaaacatttgatgtttacgtttaagagttgttgtttacgtttaaatatttatctttccGTTTAAAAATTTAGGTCACTGTTTAACATATTACTTACCATTTAAACATATCATTTAATTTCAGCCCAACCCAGGCACAAATTCCTCATCGCCGGAGGAATGCCGCCCTACCTCGCCCGCCtgaaaaagattaatatgtaattatgtaaaatagaatTACCTTGTAAATaaacattgtatctcatttaaatataattgatttagtataaatatcattttcattgtttagtttctaagtttctctgtttaaacaacATTGTCTCCCtgttcaaatatcattttttttatttaaatatcgttgtctctgtttaaatactgagtgtttttgtttaactttttgtttatttacaatgccgtttttgtttctcaaaatgtgtAAGTAAAACGTTAAGAGGGAATGTccctgtttaaatatcaaaagttgacactcaaataagtttgtttcttttaaaatatttgttcatttacaaTGTCTAGTTGGACCTCggacacttgcgactcgatccacTTTTGTCTATTACGATCATCGGCACAACGACCAAcaatgaccaacatgaagatttcggctttcctcaacaagtatctctatcttcgaatgtatgtccgggcataggtaggtctcccatttgtttgcttgctcacggtagttgcataacatgcgcatcaacttgaacctgtacaacgtagaacacgaacacttaaaaaaggttaaacaatgacactgatatttaaattgaataaattatatataaacggTAAGATTACAATGAAGGGgcagatagttaaacacagacaatGATGTTTGCATAGTAAGAAAAagcttttaaaggataagaacaattctcaagtgataaatatcgaCTCTAttttaaaggatgtctcatagTTACTCTCTCCGGAggatcctccgcaatcaagcaataagtgaaaactttcttttcctaatcaaatcaaaatgcctgcttaattgcttgcccgtcatcctccCCTGGAGAATCCTCTGTATTCAGGCTATTACGCACGCTGGCTTTCCGACTTGAacaggaaaagatagtttaacttgttgcggctaattgattctccagaagaaaatgatcatgacacatccttcAAGCGAATATCCTGGATACATGAAGAAAAAACTCATCGGAGAAAAAGCAGAGGATGAGGAAAAAGGAGGGGGTGTCCAGGGGAAGGGgtctttcttctcatttatggtgtgaagtccacaagccggttgacgcttcagatctgaggaaaaaaaaagggaaacgcatgggggaccgagcttgactgataacgacattagaaaatttaatagcgtcattaattcttgtgcaagggataccataaacttgcatctgtggccttgtacaagggccggtccttgatcTTCTGAattccaacgacaacactttaaattgatctaacgaggaaggaaggcattccacaccgtcagggtcaccatggggtggGACCGGAGTGCTCACaaaatctgaattcctgccaacacttcagtttaaatgaaaaagatcaatattttaaagcagagacataaagtgttttaatgataaattaaaattttaaacgtTAAGTCAATACTTAAACGttaagataaatatttaaacagagacagaaTAAATTAAcggagaagacaatgtttaaatttaaacgtaatatatttaaacatagacttgcatagttaaacaataattaccttatacaactagataaacataaaagagaagaactttataACGAAAGGatctcgttttcagtaggattcgacaaaaGCACATTGtttgtctcgacaacaagatcgactacagcgcatttgaagatggagtataTGTGACACATCTGCTGGAAGTCAACCTTGTTttttattggacaaaccgttttatatccatcggatgtgataaacttcaccctgacacagGAAACATCGAGAttccatcgctcacatatctcactaACATCGATTCCTAAGAAGTTAGAGCCATCAACATTAGCACTCGAATCAAAGAAATTCTTAACTTATTAGGAAATcggcagaactcaaatcgaacaaaccaaatgaggagaagaagacgaagaggtgatgagccttctaaactttgtttgataaaaagccttctaaactttgtttgataaaaggcaaaaaaaaaaaaatgcaaaattgtatgtataaaggtcggacatgatatgattgggcggtttttttcccaccattttcaaaagcaaaaatggaatttcataacatggaccaatttgaagtgaacggtggggggtaaaaaggaacttaaacgataacagacgggttgtccggggtttgccaaagttggagggactgtttaggaatatttgaaattcacgaggggtaaacaataattttccctttttatattataattatgattttaatattatatttgctcattattaattattataatatatttttatatttttattattgatcccGATTCAACTGGGTCGAGCCCATTGACTCTTAACCTCTGGACTTAGATTAGTCAATACTCAGACCGGGTCTGACAACTTTGTTATTTGGTGACATTTTATGAGTGAAGAGGACTTATATTATACTACCGTTATCCAACAATTTATGCAATATCTTGATAGTCCTCAGTCCTCATGATCCAAATCTCCATCTTCATTCAACAGTAATCAACTCATCATCCATACATGGATAGTTCAGTCCATGACTTCTTGAAAGCAAGAGAGCAAAAGTAGGGGAACACATCCTCGTCTTCATGatgatcataaaaataaaataatacatggCCATATAGGTCATAAGAAATAACTGTTGCAccttttaatttcaattattgGCTTACTAAGGCAAAGTATGCCATATACTTCCTTTATGCATAGTTGATTTAGTATTTGCTTGCAAAGCATTTGATCTCACCTATGATTAGATTATTAAATACCGTAGCAAAGTGTTATAAATTCATGACAAgcattttaaatatcatatttactGCGGAGATCAAGGAGAGTCCAACACTGGTAAAGCTTATTGCCTGACCACAAAAGAGATTGTTGAAGTAGACTGACAAGaacaatatatgaatatatatatatatatatatatatataaaggtaaactagtaataaataaataaataaacattattaagCATTAAACAACCAATCATGAACATGCTGTCCTCCAAGATCGTATCTAATGGACAAACCCCTGGCTGAGATTGCTCATCGTCAATTATGTTCTTATCGATTATAATCTAGTGGGCCACTTTAAAtcaatctctctttttttttttcgcaTTCGTCAATTATGTTCTTATCGattataaagaattaaattctttatatttacgaaaaaatatatataattgatctATGTTtcatagtgttttttttaataaaagcgaCAAATGCTGCATACATAAGAATATTAAAGGGCAAATAAATATGAAGGTGCACTACTTATAATGATTTAATAACCCTttagagatttattaaattagttagaCGTCACAGAGGATAATTAGATTGTTACCATGTGCAAATCCAGAAGTTATTTTAGGAACTAGTTTAATAGTATTATTTTAAAGTTGTTTTATATaagttatttaataatatttttatattcataaataaaaaacaaatatttataaataaaatcagaTTATTAAAGATGtattataatattatgaaactattattttaataataacatagTGGAAGCCACTACGAGTGGTGAGTGAGGGATGCAGTGTAAAATCCCTTCCGCCGCAATATTGTGCAATACTATGCAAATATACTGTAGAAATACTGTGTCAATATTTCACACTAATTGTTTTATTAGGTCCCTTGTAAGAGAAGTCGTATTCTCCACCTCTTCATAATTGCAAGGTAGACGGTTTTACTATTGTGGGGGGTGTGATTATTGATATATCATTTTGGGTGCACGTGGCAGATCCTAATTACCAGCGTGTTAATTCACTTTACATAATAGATCCATAAAAAGTCGTTAAGTTATCATAATTGGTGCACTATCCTACCTGTCTATTCCTTAAACACTCTTTTTGTGGAATCAAGCCAtttgtaaaacaaaatattattttaatatatttttttatttacttgatttgaaatcgaaaatttaatttaaaaaataatttgcatataaaataatttgttatttggtgatatttcattattttgtgttaCCAGGTGATGCGCCAATATAAGAACCAACAtgacttattattttatatatccaTTATCCAACAATTTACACAATATCTTGATAGTCCTCAACATCCAAATCTCCATCTTCAGTCAACAGTGATCAACTGATCATCCATCCATGGAGGTAGATAGTCCAATTCATGATATCTCCAAAGCAAGAACACAAGTATGGAAACACATGCTCGTCTTCATGGACTCGATGTGTCTCAGGTGCGCCATCGAGCTCGGCGTGCCAGACGCTATCCACAACCACGACGGTCCCATGACACTCTCCGAGCTCGTCCAAGCACTACCCATGGCCACAACTCGAGCTCCATTTCTCCGGCGCATCATGCGTGTTCTCGTAAACTCTGGTTTCTTTTCCATTAAAGGAAATGAATCAGATGGTAGCAATGAAGAGGAGGTGTACTATGACTTGACTGCCAACTCTAAACTGCTCGTCACTGGAAGCACAAACTCTTTAGCACCTCTTGTTCTTTTTGTAACAGGCTCGGATGTGGGGATGGCTGGACTTGCCATGAGTACATGGATCCAAgctagtgatgatgatgataagaatGAGACACCGTTTCATGTGGCTCATGATGGGAACGGTTTGTTTGAGTTTGCAAGTGAGAGGCCTGAGTTCAATGCTTTGCTGAATGAAGGCATGGCTTGTGATAACAGAGTGCTTATAGGAGAAATGGTGAAGAACTGGGGTGATGCACTCTTTGGTGGTCTCCGGTCACTGGTGGATGTGGGTGGAGGTACTGGACTTGCTGCGGCGGTGATAGTTGGAGCGTACCCGGAGATGAAGTGCTCAGTTCTTGAACTCGATCATGTGGTGGATGTGCAACCGGAGAATGAATTGGTTGAGTTTGTGAGGGGTAATATGTTTGTTCAGATCCCTCAAGCAGATGCTTTTCTACTCaaggtatgttttttttattgtgtttttttttttttagtttttccttctattaaaaatttaataatatatatatatataaaaaatttattataatattatattataattttaatatatatatttctttttaagaatATGGCGTTATTCTAAAACACTAAACACTACTCAATCATATTTGAAAAACGGGAATTCCCTCGACCTCACCCGCCATAAGAGTTAAAGacaataatttgtaaaataatttgtatataaaacaatatattatttggtGATATTTCGTGTTACCAGGTGATGTGTCTACATAAGAACCAACAggacttattattttatatatccaTTATCCAACAATTTACACAATATCTTGATAGTcctcaaaatccaaatccccaTCTTCAGTCAACAGTGATCAAAAGATCATCCATCCATGGAGGTAGATAGTCCACTTCATGATTTCTTCAAAGCAAGAACACAAGTATGGAAACACATGCTCGTCTTCATGGACTCGATGTGTCTCAGATGCGCCATCGAGCTCGGCGTGCCAGACGCTATCCACAACCACGACGGTCCCATGACACTCTCCGAGCTCGTCCAAGCACTACCCATGGCCACAACTCGAGCTCCATTTCTCCGGCGCATCATGCGTGTTCTCGTAAACTCTGGTTTCTTTTCCATTAAAGGAAATGAATCAGATGGTAGCAATGAAGAGGAGGTGTACTATGACTTGACTGCCACCTCTAAACTGCTCGTCACTGGAAGCACAAACTCTTTAGCACCTCTTGTTCTTTTTGTAACAGGCTCGGATGTGGGGATGGCTGGATTTGCCATGAGTACATGGATCAAAgctagtgatgatgatgataagaatGAGACACCATTTCATGTGGCTCACGATGGGAAGGGTTTGTTTGAGTTTGCAAGTGAGAGGCCTGAGTTCAATTCTTTGGTCAATGAGGCCATGGCTTGTGATAACAGAGTGTTTATCGGAGAAGTGGTGAAGAACTGGGGTGATGTGCTCTTTGGTGGTCTCCGGTCACTGGTGGATGTGGGTGGTGGCACTGGACTCGCTGCGGCGGTGATAGCGGGAGCCTTCCCGGAGATGAAGTGCTCTGTTCTTGAACTGGATCATGTGGTGGATGTGCAACCGGAGAATGAATTGGTTGAGTTTGTAAGGGGTGATATGTTTGTTCAGATCCCTCAAGCAGATGCTTTTCTACTCGaggtatgttttcttttctctttctattAATATATTGGAAAGTGGGCTAGTAAAGATATAAATACCTCAACAATAGTATTCTTAAGAACGGGTATTTtgataactttatttatttataatctaAAAAATGGTGTGAGTTTTATAAATGATATGTAATAACCACTTCTTAATAATAAGAGGCTAAATAACTTATTTCTTTCCCTCCCGGTGACATGCTTGAAAGTTGATAAGATCACTTATCTGTTGCGGGATcattgtttataaaatatttttataagataaaaaattaacattctAATTATATAGTCTATGATCTATATGGATGTACAATCATAAATATTTGTgcttattaattttgatatgtAATCATGAGATTATTAAATATCAGGCTTGGATAGTGAAAATCAAATTTGAATAtcccatattttaaattttatattctaGACAAGGATTTTGTAAACAAGTGTTGTTAGAGTTTAGGTGAAAGTGCAACCATGggtaattaaaatatattaattaactcGTGAAGTTTTGATTCTTATGCTATTAGTTTTTCAGTATAAAGTACTTAAATTAGTTCGACAAATATATTAACTGAGCCAAAGCATTTTGAACATCATGATTtaagtaaacatatttttagcctgaaaatatatactttatttataattagaattataaaaaaaaggtgtattttattttatttttgattttaaaagcataaatatattgtaaaataaTTGTAACAAACTAACATAGTGAACAACATAGTGAAAGAATTATGGTCAAAATTGTAGTTAGATGTGAACCTTAACATTTTTTTGCTGAAGTTAAATTAGTTTTAGTGGCCATAGTTAAGCCCACTGGCcattgaacaaaaaaaatgaaaaagtacaTTGAACCAAAAGTGTTCAAATACAGAgcatatatgatttattattttcattcttattatataattaataccattaattttatattacagCGGGTCTTACACGACTGGAATGACAAAGATTGTGTTAAATTATTGAGAAATTGTAAAAACTCATTCTCTTGGGaaggaaacaagaagaaggtaATTATCATTGATACAATAGTACGATCTAACTCAAATGATCATGGTACTATGCAAGCACATTATCTTTTGGATACATTTATGTTGGCAATATGTCCTGGGAAAGAGAGAAATGAAATGGAGTGGAAGGCAATATTTGATGAAGCAGGGTTTTCAGGGTTTAATATGGTGGGTGAATTAGGTATTCACTCCATCATTGAAGTCTATCCTTGATTATGTTTCATAAAGCTTTTATTGTTGTAGTCAAATAAACCTTATGTTTCTCATTCACTCCACtgataaagtttgttattaatTGTGATTTATGAAGTTCTTATGTTTGTATTCAATgggattttatatttatgttaaactacgatgttttttaattagtttttgaggAAAAGTTACCAATGCTGATATATCTTAATGGTAAAACGCAGGAGTCCTACATGGGAGATTTAGAGATTGAATTCCTCCTCAAGTATAGTCAATAATGTGAATAGTGACTTATCCTTTTaatcccaaaaaataataaaaaaaatatattaatgcaatttatttttcttcctaaggttattttctaattttatttgatctttaaaatgttgttgtttttcttaaataaattatggtttatcaaaatttattaaaaaaatctttaaactTAAAACAGGTTTAAAATTGTCCCAATAAAAGTATTATCCCAAAATTTGACATTCAGAtgcataaattaattattaatgaagTCAGAATATGATATTGCTCACCTAACTATGCACATTCGCtaatcaagatttataaaaatttcagaTAGCATTTATAAATgtcatcatttatttttcttgaattcaataaaaaaaaaactcaacaatttagaaatgaaaaatttccccctttttttttcttttgattacgaggtaaagaaaatgaaaaatattaaatattgatttaatttaactCATGTCAAATAGAACATCCTAacaattaaatagataataaatGATGCAAATATATTATGCTTtcctcaattattttattatttaattcattCATTAGGTGTCTAATATAGACTCAAGTGTACTTGTTGATTTCTTAATATTGTGCTAAAAAACGGGATGTCAGCCCACATAGAAAAATGAGATTACTAGTAGTAACTCTAGTTCTCAAAATTAGCCTAATCAAAcaagtgatgtgtgtgaacaaaagaaagttaAAGGAAGAAGTGCAGAATAAAATAGGAGAgaaaatcaagggaagaagcGCTGTtcaggcatagcatccctctagggttttataaaaTGCAAGATAGAGGTTGTttaagtatgcaatcctatttgaaccgagaggttttCTAAATCATACTAAACCACTCTTTCAAGTGTGTAGAGTAACTGAATCGATGTAGTGAAGATGCAGTCAATACACAATcgtattaacactctatgagACCTCAATGTGTGCTAATGAGAATtttttaagtagataatctcccttgAGAAGAGAGATTACCTctaatccaaatacaaaatggaaatacgatttctcctaaaatctattccacaaaattgcaaagagcacgaaAATTCTCATTAAAACACTCAGGAGACTTAAGGGAGACGAGATCTCCAAAGTACCAtatttctaggcttactcacaattccctctaatcgtGGTATGTccatgctaggtgggtatttctacttgtcacaaagcacatcaagtatgataactagggcttttgccACAATAACATTCAAGCATTgaaacatgcaattagattcaaatagaatggattgcaataaggaaaacaagtaaatcatataaattcaacaaccaatgtcaaaagataaaccctagagttcaaatatgcccaaacatctaacaaattagcccttcattaatggagggcaatcATCTAAGTTATAAGATACGATgagaataaatgaaaacatggaaacccccttctcaatcacgCCGGAGATAGATTGACAAAAAACTCCAAGGAACATACCGCAAACGCCGCCAAGGTAAGCTTGACAGCTATGATCTCCTTATTCTTGAATGTAGATTCAAATCTCCTCCTAAAATTGCCTATGGAGCACTGGAGATTCGCCTCCATTCTTCCCTAGCTTCACCTCCaataaaagaatcaaagatTGCCCTAAAATCATCATTAAGTCTATTTACACTCAGTTGCTTACGGGCTTCTTATGGTCATAAGGACGTGGCCATAAGTCCCATCTGTAagatcttttgtttgtttgagcaagatataagattccaaaaggaTTCATAGGCAACCACAAGCTCGTGTGACAGGCTCCAGGCCTCAATCCAAGCATTCGTCTTGTAGTAAAAGCATTGTAGCAAGAGGTGACTATAGCAATGTTACTATAACAATTCTGGAAAGCTACACATGAAAGCGCATGGGTGTGTTTGGTCATTTGGTTTTACAAGCCCATGGATTAGGTcattgataaacgcctaaatgtacgtattttatacatattgatcttgtattatttgtgtatatcttgatgaattgatgcccgtttgagtataaatttgttcttttggtgttgcagagcataaatgtgccgaatgtagctcaaaaatgcaaattgtaTGAATTCGACACgaaaaacggcatttttttgGGGTCCCAAAGACCGTAGTGTAATCGTAGTCGATCACTATTTATGTCTGCGGGCATTTGGTGcatgagcttcacgggctccatgcgcccgcatgggtgcccgtgaggtttcgtcggaatttcacaaccctcgatCGTAGCGTAAAACATCGTAGCGAAAAACATTGTAGCCGAGTCCCTCgtagcaccggcatgttttctcggcatttggctgtgagcttcacgggttccatgcgcccgcatggatgcccgcatggactgacgggatataaatgaaaccgattttcctagggcaaggggaggagtttttgggagagttattggagccgatttttcaccggtctttaggaggcaagatcacacgcttttggagaagggaaatcaaagggagaagctcggtttttggctagatcttcatcgatctcttctttgggagtttgtagagcgacgagggaagccgcccccatcaGCGGGCGTCCGtgggaagcatttccacctagcttggcttgtcttcctacttctattgtttgagggagtttttcttatgccatttgtagttgttttcatggacttgttgcttgtatttgtttgcatggacgagtagaccccaaggtcaccggatgccggtgaaccttggggtgaacttgtgtatttggttgatttaattttgtctattgcaattgttgtgtatttgtgattcattcttggtgcatttgatgtgttgcttacatgagaactctgtaaaccaactgctaggttgtacttggtagcgtgaccatcgcccttgtactagactcaccaagtttggaagggattcatgtacgaatacgccgtgaccatcgggtattctgtacccctccaccattagggctagaccaagttgtgttccggccctaattagggatttccccacttgttaatgcaatcatatgaggatttgatcagaagaaattttgtgtcaatacttataccggattaggggttaattgccgtgaccatcgggttgatctaatttaggaaatgtctaggtccaaaccttcaattgcatgacattcttagcaccctttgcactttagtagcccctagggaatccgcatccgtgaccatttctttcccctgattttatacccctaccttatcat
This portion of the Dioscorea cayenensis subsp. rotundata cultivar TDr96_F1 chromosome 3, TDr96_F1_v2_PseudoChromosome.rev07_lg8_w22 25.fasta, whole genome shotgun sequence genome encodes:
- the LOC120249651 gene encoding trans-resveratrol di-O-methyltransferase-like — its product is MEVDSPIHDISKARTQVWKHMLVFMDSMCLRCAIELGVPDAIHNHDGPMTLSELVQALPMATTRAPFLRRIMRVLVNSGFFSIKGNESDGSNEEEVYYDLTANSKLLVTGSTNSLAPLVLFVTGSDVGMAGLAMSTWIQASDDDDKNETPFHVAHDGNGLFEFASERPEFNALLNEGMACDNRVLIGEMVKNWGDALFGGLRSLVDVGGGTGLAAAVIVGAYPEMKCSVLELDHVVDVQPENELVEFVRGNMFVQIPQADAFLLKVCFFYCVFFFLVFPS
- the LOC120254393 gene encoding trans-resveratrol di-O-methyltransferase-like; this encodes MEVDSPLHDFFKARTQVWKHMLVFMDSMCLRCAIELGVPDAIHNHDGPMTLSELVQALPMATTRAPFLRRIMRVLVNSGFFSIKGNESDGSNEEEVYYDLTATSKLLVTGSTNSLAPLVLFVTGSDVGMAGFAMSTWIKASDDDDKNETPFHVAHDGKGLFEFASERPEFNSLVNEAMACDNRVFIGEVVKNWGDVLFGGLRSLVDVGGGTGLAAAVIAGAFPEMKCSVLELDHVVDVQPENELVEFVRGDMFVQIPQADAFLLERVLHDWNDKDCVKLLRNCKNSFSWEGNKKKVIIIDTIVRSNSNDHGTMQAHYLLDTFMLAICPGKERNEMEWKAIFDEAGFSGFNMVGELGIHSIIEVYP